A DNA window from Tenuifilaceae bacterium CYCD contains the following coding sequences:
- a CDS encoding tRNA1(Val) (adenine(37)-N6)-methyltransferase — translation MPNTYFKFKQFTISQTHAAMKVGTDGVLLGAWANVVDANRILDIGTGTGVIALMLAQRSSTALIDAVEIDAPSAKQAELNAEKSLWHSRVSIMNKSFQDFVAESSHKYDLIVSNPPYFDQSLKSPFEHRTLTRHNDTLPYDELLKGIASLLALNGKFCGVFPYTEGNVFVVKAASYGLFCNKRLNIQSKPNRSTLRMLIQLEFEKKPLEESLLCIHDSEGNYTEEYKQLTADFYLAF, via the coding sequence ATGCCCAATACCTATTTTAAGTTTAAGCAATTTACAATTAGCCAAACACATGCGGCAATGAAAGTTGGAACCGATGGTGTTTTGCTTGGTGCTTGGGCCAACGTGGTTGATGCAAACAGAATTCTTGATATTGGAACCGGAACAGGGGTTATTGCACTTATGCTTGCGCAACGTAGTTCAACGGCATTGATCGATGCTGTTGAAATTGATGCACCTTCGGCAAAGCAGGCTGAACTGAATGCAGAAAAATCGCTTTGGCATAGTCGGGTTTCTATTATGAATAAATCCTTCCAGGATTTTGTTGCTGAAAGCAGCCATAAGTATGATTTGATAGTCTCAAATCCGCCGTATTTCGATCAATCATTAAAATCGCCATTTGAACACAGAACCCTAACCCGCCATAACGATACTTTGCCCTACGATGAACTTTTAAAAGGTATAGCAAGTCTGCTTGCATTAAATGGTAAGTTCTGTGGCGTTTTCCCGTATACCGAAGGGAACGTTTTTGTTGTCAAAGCGGCTAGCTATGGACTATTCTGCAACAAACGGCTTAACATACAATCCAAACCGAATAGGAGCACGCTTCGGATGTTAATTCAACTTGAATTTGAGAAGAAGCCATTGGAAGAGTCGTTGCTGTGCATTCATGATTCGGAAGGGAACTATACCGAGGAGTATAAGCAATTAACGGCGGATTTCTACTTGGCATTCTGA
- a CDS encoding TIGR02757 family protein, which translates to MILPQSKTELQELLDSRYKRYANKFFLVDDPIQIPHRFNKMEDIEIVGMLTATIAWGNRKSILNSMVRLLTAMNNNPYEFVINYKSSDKKYLKGFVHRTFNADDCAAFIQVLNSIYSEQGGLRRVFVDAYNQSQSVADSINAFRDCFVKADIPSRTLKHTPNINNGSAAKRLNMYLRWLVRPSFEGVDFGLWTEIPTSALLIPLDVHSGRVARSLGLLQRQQNDFKAVEELTSELRQFDSNDPIKFDFALFGMGVNGEV; encoded by the coding sequence ATGATTCTTCCTCAAAGCAAAACAGAGTTACAGGAATTGCTGGATAGCCGATATAAGCGCTATGCCAATAAGTTTTTCTTGGTTGACGATCCTATTCAAATTCCGCATCGTTTCAATAAAATGGAGGATATTGAAATTGTAGGAATGCTAACTGCCACAATTGCTTGGGGCAACAGAAAATCTATTCTGAATAGTATGGTGCGATTGCTCACCGCGATGAATAATAATCCATACGAATTTGTAATCAACTATAAATCATCAGATAAAAAATATTTAAAAGGGTTTGTACATCGTACATTTAATGCAGATGATTGTGCTGCATTTATTCAAGTGCTAAACTCAATTTATAGCGAGCAAGGAGGATTGAGAAGGGTGTTTGTTGATGCATATAATCAGAGCCAATCTGTTGCGGATTCTATCAATGCGTTTAGGGATTGTTTTGTAAAAGCAGATATTCCTAGTCGAACACTAAAGCATACACCCAATATAAACAACGGCTCTGCAGCTAAGAGGCTCAATATGTATTTGAGATGGCTAGTTCGACCTAGCTTCGAAGGGGTTGATTTTGGGTTGTGGACCGAAATACCAACTTCAGCATTATTGATTCCGCTTGATGTTCATTCAGGCCGAGTTGCCCGTAGTTTAGGCTTGCTGCAACGGCAGCAGAACGATTTTAAGGCAGTTGAGGAGTTGACCTCAGAGCTTCGTCAATTCGATTCCAACGATCCAATTAAGTTCGATTTCGCGCTTTTTGGAATGGGGGTAAATGGCGAAGTTTAG
- the lolD gene encoding lipoprotein-releasing system ATP-binding protein LolD gives MIKVENIIKSFGSLTVLKGITVEIPEKKVIAIVGPSGAGKTTLLQIMGTLSQPDSGNVYMNGENLSLMRDKQLAKFRNTHIGFVFQFHHLLPEFTALENVCMPALIAGKSMNSSQERAKELLDFLGLSHRLTHKPSELSGGEQQRVAVARALINNPLVVLADEPSGNLDSHNKEELHNLFFKLRDQMGQTFVVVTHDKDLARMADMQITMNDGLLG, from the coding sequence ATGATAAAGGTCGAAAATATTATCAAATCCTTTGGATCGCTTACGGTTCTTAAAGGTATAACTGTTGAGATACCCGAAAAAAAAGTGATTGCCATAGTTGGACCCAGCGGGGCCGGTAAAACCACACTGTTACAGATAATGGGTACGCTTAGTCAGCCTGATTCTGGCAATGTTTATATGAATGGGGAGAATTTATCGTTGATGAGGGACAAACAACTTGCCAAATTCCGAAACACCCACATAGGATTTGTTTTTCAGTTTCATCATTTACTGCCAGAATTCACCGCGCTGGAAAATGTTTGTATGCCTGCACTTATTGCAGGAAAAAGTATGAACTCCTCACAAGAAAGGGCAAAGGAACTATTAGATTTTCTAGGTCTTTCGCACAGATTAACCCATAAACCATCGGAGTTATCAGGAGGCGAGCAGCAGCGCGTAGCCGTTGCTCGCGCATTGATTAATAACCCATTGGTTGTTTTGGCCGATGAACCCTCGGGAAATCTCGATTCGCACAATAAGGAGGAGTTGCATAATCTTTTCTTTAAGCTTCGCGATCAAATGGGGCAGACCTTTGTGGTGGTTACTCACGATAAGGACTTAGCCCGTATGGCCGATATGCAGATTACTATGAACGATGGGCTACTTGGCTAA
- a CDS encoding phosphoglucosamine mutase has product MTLIKSISGIRGTIGGSVNENLTPVDIVKFTSAYAQWLKMHNPNKKSKVAVGRDARISGEMANNIVIGALMGCGVDVLDLGLATTPTVEMAVIHEKTDGGIILTASHNPRQWNALKLLNEKGEFLSDADGRKVLEIAEKETFSFVEIDQLGVVEEEYSFVDEHINKIMQLKYVDTKAIAKANFKVAIDCVNSVGGIAIPRLLKALGISNVIELYTDPTGDFPHNPEPLPEHLHEISKVIKEQKADVGFVVDPDVDRLAIVNEDGTMFGEEYTLVSVADYVLGFNAGNTVSNLSSTAALRDVTQKHGKEYFASAVGEVNVVTKMKEVNAIIGGEGNGGVILPELHYGRDALVGIAIFLTQLAHSGKKCSALRATYPNYFISKNKIELKAGMNPDDVLAKMLAQYQHLKVNTADGLRIDFEDGWVHMRKSNTELIIRIYAESSSTEKANELAIRMINQIKALFGI; this is encoded by the coding sequence ATGACACTAATTAAATCGATATCAGGCATTAGAGGAACCATTGGAGGATCTGTCAACGAGAACTTGACCCCTGTTGACATTGTAAAATTCACCTCGGCATATGCTCAATGGCTGAAAATGCATAACCCAAATAAAAAAAGTAAGGTTGCGGTAGGCCGCGATGCTCGAATATCGGGCGAAATGGCCAATAACATTGTAATTGGAGCATTGATGGGTTGCGGAGTTGATGTTTTGGACTTAGGACTAGCAACAACGCCAACCGTTGAGATGGCTGTTATCCACGAAAAAACCGATGGCGGAATTATATTAACAGCGAGCCATAACCCCCGACAATGGAATGCCTTAAAGTTATTGAATGAAAAAGGGGAATTCCTTTCCGATGCTGATGGTAGAAAAGTTCTGGAAATTGCCGAAAAGGAAACCTTCTCGTTTGTAGAGATTGATCAACTAGGTGTTGTAGAAGAGGAATACTCGTTTGTTGATGAGCATATTAACAAAATAATGCAACTAAAGTATGTAGATACTAAAGCCATTGCCAAAGCAAATTTTAAAGTGGCCATAGACTGCGTAAACTCTGTGGGAGGAATTGCAATACCAAGATTACTCAAAGCACTTGGCATTAGTAATGTTATAGAACTATACACCGATCCTACCGGAGACTTTCCTCATAACCCAGAACCACTTCCTGAGCATCTGCACGAAATATCCAAAGTGATAAAGGAACAAAAGGCCGATGTCGGCTTTGTGGTTGATCCCGATGTGGATCGCTTGGCAATTGTAAATGAGGATGGAACTATGTTTGGTGAAGAGTACACCCTTGTTTCCGTTGCCGATTACGTGCTAGGTTTCAATGCAGGGAATACCGTTTCAAACCTATCGAGTACCGCAGCATTGCGCGATGTAACCCAAAAGCATGGAAAGGAATATTTTGCATCGGCAGTTGGTGAGGTAAACGTTGTTACCAAAATGAAGGAGGTTAACGCCATTATTGGTGGCGAAGGTAACGGTGGCGTAATTTTACCTGAACTTCATTACGGACGAGATGCTTTAGTGGGAATAGCAATATTCCTTACGCAACTGGCCCATTCGGGCAAGAAATGCTCGGCCTTAAGGGCAACCTATCCCAACTACTTTATCTCCAAAAATAAAATTGAGCTGAAGGCTGGAATGAATCCCGATGATGTTCTGGCCAAAATGCTTGCTCAATACCAGCATTTAAAGGTAAACACCGCCGATGGTTTGCGTATTGATTTTGAGGATGGCTGGGTACACATGCGCAAATCGAACACCGAGCTAATCATCAGGATTTATGCTGAAAGCAGTTCCACAGAAAAAGCAAACGAACTGGCAATTAGAATGATAAATCAGATAAAAGCATTATTTGGAATTTAA
- a CDS encoding two-component sensor histidine kinase: MIDISLFAQKNDQIYIDSMLITAKSMLYSEPDKAFEMTRAAIELSEKQANPLTLANGYRLLGSYYSDIKSNFEEARHDYKMADSIYRNNIGKEYVEGIGAIYHCYGVIDQRLGNYFESIQNYLNALNILDSIGNRTILPKTLNNISILYAFLKDYKKAEEYSRECLKISEENKDENMISVVSVGLADALISQEKYEEVPKLLNISKEISMKLKNLYILELSHLNYGNYYYLYKKDYKKSIEEYKQALQYAEDLGSEWEVMRLSANVSEVYFLDKQYSNARLSAEKAIELAKKMGTIDVKQRTLCILAKIDALNKSFSNAYDNLLQSYNLKDTVFNESKQMHINYLESLYQSEKKEKEIIILKDSQKENELILKRRKYQITVLVIFISVIILTTTFIYIRVKDKQIINIQKLQIQEQQIRKLEQEKQLIATQSLLEGETTERARLSKDLHDGLGGLLSVTKHKIANMKGSLTIPEEQVETFNSALEMLDNSIKELRRVAHNLMPESLMRYGLSAAIKDFCSSIDKAAYHFYGVEKRIDEKLEVAAFRIVSELVNNALKHANASKINVQLVQEQDRVSITVHDDGCGFDPKLIDKSKSGGLNNIESRVVSFNGRIDILSAPGKGTEVSVEFKC; the protein is encoded by the coding sequence ATGATTGACATTAGTCTTTTTGCCCAGAAGAACGATCAGATCTATATTGACTCAATGTTAATTACTGCCAAATCAATGCTTTACTCAGAACCCGATAAAGCATTTGAAATGACACGTGCAGCCATTGAATTATCTGAAAAACAGGCTAATCCCTTAACGCTGGCAAATGGTTATAGATTATTAGGAAGTTACTATTCTGATATTAAAAGTAATTTTGAAGAGGCCCGGCATGACTATAAAATGGCTGATAGTATTTATAGGAATAATATTGGAAAAGAATACGTTGAAGGTATTGGAGCCATATATCATTGCTATGGAGTAATAGATCAACGGTTAGGCAATTATTTTGAATCTATTCAAAATTATTTAAATGCACTAAACATCCTCGATAGTATTGGTAATCGCACAATTTTACCAAAAACACTTAATAATATTTCAATTCTTTATGCCTTTTTAAAGGATTATAAAAAAGCAGAAGAATACTCTCGTGAATGTTTAAAAATAAGCGAGGAGAACAAAGACGAAAATATGATTTCTGTAGTTAGCGTTGGTTTAGCTGATGCATTGATTTCACAAGAAAAATATGAAGAAGTTCCAAAACTATTAAATATCTCCAAAGAAATTTCCATGAAGCTAAAGAATCTTTATATCCTTGAATTGTCTCATTTAAATTATGGAAATTACTATTATTTATATAAAAAAGATTATAAAAAATCAATAGAGGAATACAAACAGGCTCTACAATATGCTGAAGATCTTGGAAGTGAATGGGAGGTTATGCGATTGTCTGCAAATGTTTCAGAGGTCTATTTTTTAGATAAACAGTATAGCAATGCAAGATTGTCTGCCGAAAAAGCAATTGAATTGGCCAAGAAAATGGGAACTATTGATGTGAAACAAAGAACTCTTTGTATTCTTGCAAAAATTGATGCACTAAATAAATCTTTCTCCAATGCATATGATAATTTATTACAATCATACAATCTTAAGGATACTGTTTTTAATGAAAGTAAGCAAATGCATATAAACTATTTAGAATCGCTTTATCAATCTGAAAAAAAGGAAAAGGAAATAATAATTCTTAAAGACTCTCAAAAAGAGAATGAACTTATTCTTAAAAGAAGGAAATACCAAATAACTGTACTTGTAATATTCATTTCTGTCATCATTCTTACTACAACTTTTATTTACATTCGAGTTAAGGATAAACAAATTATCAATATTCAAAAACTCCAAATACAAGAACAACAAATAAGAAAACTGGAGCAGGAAAAACAGCTTATTGCAACACAATCGTTGCTCGAGGGCGAAACCACTGAACGCGCCAGATTATCAAAGGATTTACACGATGGACTGGGAGGACTACTCTCCGTTACAAAACATAAAATAGCCAATATGAAAGGTAGCTTAACTATTCCCGAGGAGCAGGTGGAAACCTTTAACTCGGCACTCGAAATGCTCGATAATTCGATTAAGGAGCTCCGCAGGGTTGCCCACAACCTTATGCCAGAATCGCTTATGCGGTACGGCTTAAGTGCTGCAATCAAGGATTTTTGCAGCAGTATCGATAAAGCTGCCTACCATTTCTACGGCGTTGAGAAACGAATAGATGAAAAACTTGAGGTTGCCGCATTCCGGATCGTAAGCGAACTGGTGAACAACGCATTAAAGCATGCAAATGCTAGCAAAATCAACGTTCAACTGGTTCAGGAGCAGGACCGGGTCAGCATTACAGTTCACGACGATGGCTGTGGCTTTGATCCCAAGCTAATTGATAAAAGCAAATCGGGTGGGCTTAATAATATTGAGTCGAGGGTAGTATCGTTTAATGGCCGGATTGATATCCTTTCCGCTCCCGGCAAAGGAACAGAAGTTTCGGTTGAGTTTAAATGTTAA
- the nreC gene encoding oxygen regulatory protein NreC: protein MLILLVTGDIISDNKKSQELITSRKSHFTNRKMSKILIVDDHPLIAQSLASIINDSKIGEVAGIASTAKQCLDLVASKDFDLVLLDINLPDGNGLDICKSITEKYPQTKVLAITTFSEYTIIRKMLENGASGYILKNSMPEEVIEGIETVLNGETFLCHEVDLLMKKKTDQQIYLTPRETELLKLICDGYTNPEIAEKLFLGVETINSYRKNLLFKLNARNTAVLVKIAMEQKLI from the coding sequence ATGTTAATATTGCTAGTGACAGGTGACATTATAAGTGACAATAAAAAATCTCAAGAACTTATAACCAGTCGCAAGTCACACTTCACAAATCGAAAAATGAGTAAGATTCTTATAGTCGACGATCATCCATTAATTGCGCAAAGCCTAGCAAGTATCATAAACGATTCTAAAATCGGCGAAGTTGCAGGAATTGCCTCAACTGCAAAGCAATGCTTGGATTTGGTTGCATCCAAAGATTTTGATCTTGTTCTTTTAGACATAAACCTACCCGATGGCAATGGCCTAGACATCTGTAAATCGATTACCGAAAAGTACCCTCAAACAAAAGTACTGGCAATAACAACCTTCAGCGAGTACACAATAATCCGCAAGATGCTGGAAAATGGAGCCTCCGGCTATATCCTGAAGAACTCCATGCCCGAAGAGGTTATTGAGGGGATTGAAACCGTTTTAAATGGCGAAACGTTCCTGTGCCACGAGGTTGATTTGCTGATGAAAAAGAAAACGGATCAACAAATTTACCTAACCCCCCGTGAAACGGAACTCCTAAAACTTATCTGCGATGGCTACACAAACCCAGAGATAGCCGAAAAACTCTTTTTGGGCGTTGAAACCATCAACAGCTACCGCAAGAATCTCCTATTTAAGCTGAACGCCCGCAACACTGCTGTGCTTGTAAAAATTGCAATGGAGCAAAAATTAATATAG